In Blastopirellula sp. J2-11, a single genomic region encodes these proteins:
- a CDS encoding ArsR/SmtB family transcription factor, translating into MAGTKLKLTTLESLGEAAECLRILAHPHRLRIVQMLLQGDYTVGELAEACEIPSPMASEHLRLMQRCGFLSSQKEGRKVYYQVAEPHLQDILHCIESRFGVKAAT; encoded by the coding sequence ATGGCTGGAACCAAGCTAAAACTGACAACTTTAGAATCGCTGGGCGAAGCGGCGGAGTGTTTGCGTATTTTGGCGCATCCTCACCGTTTGCGCATCGTGCAGATGCTGTTACAGGGTGATTACACCGTTGGCGAACTGGCCGAAGCGTGCGAGATCCCCAGCCCGATGGCTTCAGAGCATTTGCGGCTGATGCAGCGTTGCGGTTTTCTCAGCAGTCAAAAGGAAGGTCGCAAGGTTTACTACCAAGTGGCCGAGCCTCACCTGCAAGATATTTTGCACTGCATCGAGAGTCGATTTGGCGTAAAAGCGGCGACGTAG
- a CDS encoding MBL fold metallo-hydrolase yields the protein MLLQYFYDPALAHASYLVGCQKSGEAIVIDPGRNVQPYLDAALAAGLQIVGAAETHIHADFVSGARELADRVGAKLYLSDEGPDDWKYGYAAEVNAQLLKDGDAFYVGKVKLETLHTPGHTPEHVSFVLTDEGGSASEPMGIFTGDFVFVGSIGRPDLLETAAGVVGSADQGARQLFQSVAKFLELPDYLQVWPAHGAGSACGKGLGAIPSSTVGYEKRFNPALQYADEQAFVDYILADQPETPFYFAVMKRVNKAGPALLASLPSVGPMDTIMLQSVAELNLVIDVTPSADFAAAHVPGTINIPAKMLAQWSGFLVDYEQPIYLIVDGQASPDCLASLRAIGVDQIGGYFDASAVRQSGLRVQSYASATPHQLRMQIERREATLLDVRSAEEFGRGHIPGAQHRFLGKLLRTIGELDKSQSYVVQCQSGARSAIAASLLQRGGFDVTNMSGGFQAWSGEDLPIMHQWSGAGI from the coding sequence ATGTTGCTCCAATACTTTTACGATCCGGCGCTGGCGCACGCTTCGTATTTGGTCGGATGTCAAAAAAGCGGCGAGGCGATCGTGATCGATCCCGGCCGCAACGTGCAGCCCTATCTCGACGCCGCTCTCGCGGCCGGCCTGCAGATTGTCGGCGCGGCTGAAACGCACATTCATGCCGACTTTGTCTCTGGCGCGCGGGAGTTGGCCGATCGCGTTGGCGCGAAGCTCTATCTTTCGGACGAAGGTCCGGACGATTGGAAGTATGGCTATGCGGCGGAGGTCAACGCCCAACTGCTGAAAGATGGCGACGCGTTCTACGTGGGCAAGGTGAAGTTGGAGACGTTGCATACGCCTGGCCATACGCCGGAGCATGTTTCGTTTGTGCTGACCGACGAAGGGGGGAGCGCATCCGAACCAATGGGGATCTTCACAGGCGACTTTGTGTTTGTCGGTTCGATCGGTCGGCCTGACTTGCTGGAAACGGCCGCCGGAGTGGTCGGCAGCGCCGACCAAGGGGCTCGACAACTGTTTCAATCGGTCGCCAAGTTTCTAGAGTTGCCCGATTACTTGCAGGTCTGGCCTGCTCACGGCGCCGGCAGCGCCTGCGGCAAAGGGTTAGGCGCGATTCCTTCGAGTACGGTTGGTTATGAGAAGCGATTTAACCCGGCGCTGCAGTACGCTGACGAGCAAGCGTTCGTCGACTACATCCTGGCCGATCAACCGGAGACGCCGTTCTATTTCGCCGTCATGAAACGGGTCAACAAAGCAGGGCCGGCGCTGCTGGCGAGTCTGCCCTCGGTCGGGCCGATGGATACGATCATGCTGCAGTCGGTCGCCGAATTAAATTTGGTGATTGACGTGACGCCGTCGGCCGACTTCGCCGCTGCGCATGTGCCCGGCACGATCAACATTCCGGCCAAGATGCTGGCGCAGTGGTCCGGCTTCTTGGTCGATTACGAGCAACCGATTTATCTGATCGTGGATGGTCAGGCGTCGCCGGATTGTCTGGCGTCGTTGCGTGCGATCGGCGTCGATCAGATCGGCGGCTACTTTGATGCGAGCGCAGTTCGACAATCTGGGCTGCGGGTGCAATCCTACGCCAGCGCCACGCCGCATCAGCTGCGTATGCAAATCGAACGGCGCGAAGCGACGTTGCTTGACGTCCGTTCGGCCGAAGAATTCGGGCGCGGGCATATTCCCGGCGCCCAACATCGCTTTCTCGGTAAGTTGCTGCGGACCATCGGCGAACTCGACAAGTCGCAGTCGTATGTTGTGCAATGCCAAAGCGGCGCGCGGTCGGCGATCGCCGCGAGTCTGCTGCAACGCGGCGGTTTTGACGTGACGAACATGAGCGGCGGCTTCCAGGCGTGGAGCGGCGAAGATCTGCCGATCATGCACCAGTGGTCTGGCGCCGGCATATGA